One Amphiprion ocellaris isolate individual 3 ecotype Okinawa chromosome 5, ASM2253959v1, whole genome shotgun sequence genomic region harbors:
- the suox gene encoding sulfite oxidase, mitochondrial, with protein MLLLRRCHSLTRFGSLITQRHQVTPAVASCAARLCSSSSSSEDHRSHQRVHSLSWKHGLAGLLAGTGAVLAYGLHHHHKAERADIGVQTLKKSSSLPVFSQEEVTKHRSLEDGIWVTYKGGVYDITEFVAMHPGGDKIMLAAGGALEPFWALYAVHNQEHVLEILSDYKVGELNLEDLKKQQAVKSSDPYSSDPERHPVLRINSLKPFNAEPPPEILSDSYITPSAFFFKRNHLPVPQVDPASYQLHVEGLPGGVLTLSLEDLKTRFPKHTITATLQCAGNRRSEMNKVKLVKGLNWGIAAISNATWSGARLRDVLLAAGYKPDVAQWARHVQFEGLDTDVTGTTYGASVPLNKAVSEEGDVLLAYEMNGEDIPPDHGFPVRVVVPGTVGARNVKWLGKIIVSAEESSSHWQQNDYKGFSPGTDWDTVDFKSAPAIQELPIQSAITTPADSATIDRSDETLTVKGYAWSGGGREVVRVDVSLDGGKTWQVAQLRSGEKGQAPEPSPPPGRAWAWKLWEITAPLPPDAQELEIVCKAVDNSYNMQPDTVPPIWNLRGVLSNAWHRVKVKIREDEDEE; from the exons ATGCTGCTTCTCAGACGCTGCCACAGCCTAACTCGGTTTGGTTCTCTCATCACTCAAAG GCATCAGGTGACACCTGCTGTGGCATCGTGTGCAGCTcgtctctgcagcagcagcagcagcagtgaggaTCACAGATCGCACCAACGAGTCCACAGTCTCAGCTGGAAACATGGTCTGGCAGGACTGCTGGCTGGTACAGGGGCTGTACTGGCTTACGGCCTGCACCACCACCACAAG GCTGAGCGCGCAGACATCGGAGTTCAGACTTTAAAGAAGAGTTCATCTCTTCCCGTCTTCAGCCAAGAGGAAGTTACAAAGCACCGCTCACTGGAAGATGGCATCTGGGTCACGTACAAAGGTGGCGTCTATGACATCACTGAGTTTGTGGCCATGCACCCTGGTGGAGATAAAATCATGTTGGCAGCAGGTGGTGCCCTTGAACCCTTTTGGGCGCTTTATGCTGTGCACAACCAGGAACATGTGCTGGAAATCCTCTCAGATTACAAG GTTGGTGAGCTGAATCTAGAAGACCTGAAGAAGCAGCAGGCTGTTAAATCGTCTGACCCCTACTCCTCTGACCCCGAGCGTCACCCTGTCCTACGCATCAACAGCCTGAAGCCCTTCAATGCCGAGCCGCCTCCTGAAATCCTCTCTGACAGCTACATCACGCCCTCTGCTTTCTTCTTCAAAAGAAACCACCTGCCAGTTCCTCAGGTGGACCCGGCCTCATATCAGCTGCATGTGGAGGGTCTGCCTGGAGGAGTGCTGACGCTGTCTTTAGAAGACTTGAAGACGCGATTCCCCAAACACACTATCACCGCTACACTGCAGTGTGCAGGGAACCGCCGCAGTGAGATGAATAAAGTGAAGCTGGTGAAAGGACTGAACTGGGGCATAGCTGCCATCAGTAATGCCACATGGAGCGGCGCTCGGCTCAGGGATGTGCTGCTGGCCGCTGGTTACAAGCCAGATGTGGCCCAGTGGGCTCGCCATGTTCAGTTTGAAGGACTGGATACAGATGTGACGGGGACTACGTACGGTGCTTCTGTCCCTCTAAACAAGGCAGTCAGTGAGGAAGGTGATGTGCTTCTGGCGTACGAAATGAACGGCGAGGACATTCCTCCCGACCACGGCTTCCCTGTCCGGGTGGTGGTACCGGGAACGGTGGGTGCACGCAACGTGAAATGGCTGGGTAAGATCATAGTCAGCGCAGAGGAGAGCAGCAGCCACTGGCAGCAGAACGACTACAAAGGTTTCTCTCCTGGGACGGACTGGGACACGGTGGACTTCAAATCTGCTCCAGCCATCCAGGAGCTGCCCATCCAGTCTGCCATCACCACACCAGCAGACAGCGCCACGATTGATCGCAGCGATGAAACACTGACGGTCAAGGGCTACGCGTGGAGCGGCGGCGGCAGGGAGGTGGTGCGTGTGGACGTCTCTCTGGATGGAGGAAAGACGTGGCAGGTGGCCCAGCTGAGGAGCGGTGAGAAGGGACAAGCTCCCGAACCTTCACCTCCACCGGGACGAGCCTGGGCCTGGAAGCTGTGGGAGATAACGGCTCCTCTTCCTCCCGACGCTCAAGAGCTGGAGATTGTTTGCAAGGCAGTTGACAACAGTTACAACATGCAGCCGGACACAGTTCCTCCTATCTGGAATCTGAGGGGCGTTCTGAGTAACGCCTGGCACCGAGTGAAGGTGAAGATcagggaggatgaggatgaggagtaG